A DNA window from Setaria viridis chromosome 2, Setaria_viridis_v4.0, whole genome shotgun sequence contains the following coding sequences:
- the LOC117846459 gene encoding putative pentatricopeptide repeat-containing protein At1g26500 isoform X1: MPPRLRPLVFRRLLSTSTSSPAPATVPRPTDPALLLRLCTILYQHQYAPDDKLHRRLSALPLPTAPTDLRELFLQASARFPLSWRPVHRLLAHLSARHGGAGDGGGFPHSPATAARLLDVLAKSGNIDILHSTLFSLPRTLLSAAALRAAVRGLAPAREVGKVAAIVTLFPECHRARILTFVTDVACSEPCRLPDVAEKVIKRAEHRHSVSRTARCDDLLVVAYCRAGSLADACRVWNGMERRGLEPGAAAYQEIVVTMFKNNRAADAMKVFDGMRRSGVQDDGGGCCRAVVSWLCKDGKVWGAYMVLAEMVKRGVEVDGEALGDLVYGLMARRRVREGYRMFHGVREKDIALYHGLMKGLLRIKRAGEATEVFREMITRGCEPNMHTYIMLLQGHLGKRGRKGRDPSVNFESIFVGGLVKAGRTLEATKFVERTMWGGVNVPRFDYNKFLYYFSNEEGALMFEEVGKRLREVGLFDLADILSTYGERMTTRDRRRRAMNGLLESVQDGTDAPAVCKYI; the protein is encoded by the exons atgcctccccgcctccgtcccctCGTTTTCCGCCGCCTTCTCTCCACCTCCACGTCGTCTCCCGCCCCGGCGACCGTGCCGAGGCCGACCGACCCCGCTCTTCTGCTCCGCCTCTGCACGATCCTCTACCAGCACCAGTACGCCCCCGACGACAAGCTGCACCGCCGCCTCTCCGCGCTGCCGCTTCCCACCGCCCCCACCGACCTCCGAGAGCTCTTCCTCCAGGCCTCCGCGCGGTTCCCTCTCTCCTGGCGCCCCGTGCACCGCCTCCTCGCGCACCTCTCCGCCCGCCACGGcggagccggcgacggcggcgggttcCCACactcccccgccaccgccgcgcgcctcctcgACGTCCTCGCCAAGTCCGGGAACATCGACATCCTCCACTCCACGCTCTTCTCCCTGCCCCGCACCCTCCTCTCCGCCGCGGCACTccgcgccgccgtgcgcggCCTCGCCCCTGCCCGCGAGGTCGGGAAGGTCGCCGCGATCGTGACGCTCTTCCCCGAATGCCACCGCGCTCGGATCCTCACGTTCGTCACCGACGTCGCGTGCTCCGAGCCGTGCAGGCTGCCCGACGTGGCGGAGAAGGTGATCAAGCGCGCCGAGCACCGGCACAGCGTCTCGCGCACCGCGAGGTGCGACGACCTGCTGGTCGTCGCGTACTGCCGCGCCGGATCGCTCGCGGACGCCTGCAGGGTGTGGAACGGCATGGAGAGGCGCGGCCTCGAGCCGGGCGCCGCGGCGTACCAGGAGATCGTGGTGACCATGTTCAAAAACAACCGCGCCGCGGACGCCATGAAGGTGTTCGACGGAATGCGGAGGAGCGGAGTGCAAGATGACGGAGGTGGGTGCTGCCGCGCGGTGGTGTCTTGGCTCTGCAAGGATGGGAAGGTGTGGGGCGCGTACATGGTGTTGGCTGAAATGGTGAAGAGAGGCGTGGAGGTGGATGGGGAAGCGCTAGGGGATTTGGTGTATGGGCTGATGGCAAGGAGAAGGGTTAGGGAAGGATACAGGATGTTTCATGGTGTTCGAGAGAAGGACATTGCCTTGTATCATGGATTGATGAAGGGGTTGCTGAGGATCAAGCGGGCAGGGGAAGCAACCGAGGTGTTCAGAGAGATGATTACAAGGGGATGTGAACCGAACATGCACACTTACATCATGTTGCTTCAGGGGCACTTGGGGAAAAGGGGCCGGAAGGGGAGGGATCCATCGGTGAACTTCGAGAGCATATTTGTTGGTGGCTTGGTGAAAGCCGGGAGGACATTGGAGGCAACTAAGTTTGTTGAGAGGACGATGTGGGGTGGGGTGAACGTGCCAAGGTTCGATTATAACAAGTTCCTATACTATTTCTCCAATGAAGAGGGGGCACTAATGTTTGAAGAGGTTGGAAAGAGACTGAGGGAGGTTGGACTATTTGATCTTGCAGACATTTTGTCAACCTATGGAGAGCGCATGACCACCAGGGATAGGAGGAGGAGAGCAATGAATGGACTTCTAGAATCAGTTCAGGATG GTACTGATGCACCTGCAGTCTGCAAATACATTTAA
- the LOC117846459 gene encoding putative pentatricopeptide repeat-containing protein At1g26500 isoform X2: protein MPPRLRPLVFRRLLSTSTSSPAPATVPRPTDPALLLRLCTILYQHQYAPDDKLHRRLSALPLPTAPTDLRELFLQASARFPLSWRPVHRLLAHLSARHGGAGDGGGFPHSPATAARLLDVLAKSGNIDILHSTLFSLPRTLLSAAALRAAVRGLAPAREVGKVAAIVTLFPECHRARILTFVTDVACSEPCRLPDVAEKVIKRAEHRHSVSRTARCDDLLVVAYCRAGSLADACRVWNGMERRGLEPGAAAYQEIVVTMFKNNRAADAMKVFDGMRRSGVQDDGGGCCRAVVSWLCKDGKVWGAYMVLAEMVKRGVEVDGEALGDLVYGLMARRRVREGYRMFHGVREKDIALYHGLMKGLLRIKRAGEATEVFREMITRGCEPNMHTYIMLLQGHLGKRGRKGRDPSVNFESIFVGGLVKAGRTLEATKFVERTMWGGVNVPRFDYNKFLYYFSNEEGALMFEEVGKRLREVGLFDLADILSTYGERMTTRDRRRRAMNGLLESVQDGCY, encoded by the coding sequence atgcctccccgcctccgtcccctCGTTTTCCGCCGCCTTCTCTCCACCTCCACGTCGTCTCCCGCCCCGGCGACCGTGCCGAGGCCGACCGACCCCGCTCTTCTGCTCCGCCTCTGCACGATCCTCTACCAGCACCAGTACGCCCCCGACGACAAGCTGCACCGCCGCCTCTCCGCGCTGCCGCTTCCCACCGCCCCCACCGACCTCCGAGAGCTCTTCCTCCAGGCCTCCGCGCGGTTCCCTCTCTCCTGGCGCCCCGTGCACCGCCTCCTCGCGCACCTCTCCGCCCGCCACGGcggagccggcgacggcggcgggttcCCACactcccccgccaccgccgcgcgcctcctcgACGTCCTCGCCAAGTCCGGGAACATCGACATCCTCCACTCCACGCTCTTCTCCCTGCCCCGCACCCTCCTCTCCGCCGCGGCACTccgcgccgccgtgcgcggCCTCGCCCCTGCCCGCGAGGTCGGGAAGGTCGCCGCGATCGTGACGCTCTTCCCCGAATGCCACCGCGCTCGGATCCTCACGTTCGTCACCGACGTCGCGTGCTCCGAGCCGTGCAGGCTGCCCGACGTGGCGGAGAAGGTGATCAAGCGCGCCGAGCACCGGCACAGCGTCTCGCGCACCGCGAGGTGCGACGACCTGCTGGTCGTCGCGTACTGCCGCGCCGGATCGCTCGCGGACGCCTGCAGGGTGTGGAACGGCATGGAGAGGCGCGGCCTCGAGCCGGGCGCCGCGGCGTACCAGGAGATCGTGGTGACCATGTTCAAAAACAACCGCGCCGCGGACGCCATGAAGGTGTTCGACGGAATGCGGAGGAGCGGAGTGCAAGATGACGGAGGTGGGTGCTGCCGCGCGGTGGTGTCTTGGCTCTGCAAGGATGGGAAGGTGTGGGGCGCGTACATGGTGTTGGCTGAAATGGTGAAGAGAGGCGTGGAGGTGGATGGGGAAGCGCTAGGGGATTTGGTGTATGGGCTGATGGCAAGGAGAAGGGTTAGGGAAGGATACAGGATGTTTCATGGTGTTCGAGAGAAGGACATTGCCTTGTATCATGGATTGATGAAGGGGTTGCTGAGGATCAAGCGGGCAGGGGAAGCAACCGAGGTGTTCAGAGAGATGATTACAAGGGGATGTGAACCGAACATGCACACTTACATCATGTTGCTTCAGGGGCACTTGGGGAAAAGGGGCCGGAAGGGGAGGGATCCATCGGTGAACTTCGAGAGCATATTTGTTGGTGGCTTGGTGAAAGCCGGGAGGACATTGGAGGCAACTAAGTTTGTTGAGAGGACGATGTGGGGTGGGGTGAACGTGCCAAGGTTCGATTATAACAAGTTCCTATACTATTTCTCCAATGAAGAGGGGGCACTAATGTTTGAAGAGGTTGGAAAGAGACTGAGGGAGGTTGGACTATTTGATCTTGCAGACATTTTGTCAACCTATGGAGAGCGCATGACCACCAGGGATAGGAGGAGGAGAGCAATGAATGGACTTCTAGAATCAGTTCAGGATGGTTGTTACTAA
- the LOC117846459 gene encoding putative pentatricopeptide repeat-containing protein At1g26500 isoform X3 yields the protein MPPRLRPLVFRRLLSTSTSSPAPATVPRPTDPALLLRLCTILYQHQYAPDDKLHRRLSALPLPTAPTDLRELFLQASARFPLSWRPVHRLLAHLSARHGGAGDGGGFPHSPATAARLLDVLAKSGNIDILHSTLFSLPRTLLSAAALRAAVRGLAPAREVGKVAAIVTLFPECHRARILTFVTDVACSEPCRLPDVAEKVIKRAEHRHSVSRTARCDDLLVVAYCRAGSLADACRVWNGMERRGLEPGAAAYQEIVVTMFKNNRAADAMKVFDGMRRSGVQDDGGGCCRAVVSWLCKDGKVWGAYMVLAEMVKRGVEVDGEALGDLVYGLMARRRVREGYRMFHGVREKDIALYHGLMKGLLRIKRAGEATEVFREMITRGCEPNMHTYIMLLQGHLGKRGRKGRDPSVNFESIFVGGLVKAGRTLEATKFVERTMWGGVNVPRHFVNLWRAHDHQG from the exons atgcctccccgcctccgtcccctCGTTTTCCGCCGCCTTCTCTCCACCTCCACGTCGTCTCCCGCCCCGGCGACCGTGCCGAGGCCGACCGACCCCGCTCTTCTGCTCCGCCTCTGCACGATCCTCTACCAGCACCAGTACGCCCCCGACGACAAGCTGCACCGCCGCCTCTCCGCGCTGCCGCTTCCCACCGCCCCCACCGACCTCCGAGAGCTCTTCCTCCAGGCCTCCGCGCGGTTCCCTCTCTCCTGGCGCCCCGTGCACCGCCTCCTCGCGCACCTCTCCGCCCGCCACGGcggagccggcgacggcggcgggttcCCACactcccccgccaccgccgcgcgcctcctcgACGTCCTCGCCAAGTCCGGGAACATCGACATCCTCCACTCCACGCTCTTCTCCCTGCCCCGCACCCTCCTCTCCGCCGCGGCACTccgcgccgccgtgcgcggCCTCGCCCCTGCCCGCGAGGTCGGGAAGGTCGCCGCGATCGTGACGCTCTTCCCCGAATGCCACCGCGCTCGGATCCTCACGTTCGTCACCGACGTCGCGTGCTCCGAGCCGTGCAGGCTGCCCGACGTGGCGGAGAAGGTGATCAAGCGCGCCGAGCACCGGCACAGCGTCTCGCGCACCGCGAGGTGCGACGACCTGCTGGTCGTCGCGTACTGCCGCGCCGGATCGCTCGCGGACGCCTGCAGGGTGTGGAACGGCATGGAGAGGCGCGGCCTCGAGCCGGGCGCCGCGGCGTACCAGGAGATCGTGGTGACCATGTTCAAAAACAACCGCGCCGCGGACGCCATGAAGGTGTTCGACGGAATGCGGAGGAGCGGAGTGCAAGATGACGGAGGTGGGTGCTGCCGCGCGGTGGTGTCTTGGCTCTGCAAGGATGGGAAGGTGTGGGGCGCGTACATGGTGTTGGCTGAAATGGTGAAGAGAGGCGTGGAGGTGGATGGGGAAGCGCTAGGGGATTTGGTGTATGGGCTGATGGCAAGGAGAAGGGTTAGGGAAGGATACAGGATGTTTCATGGTGTTCGAGAGAAGGACATTGCCTTGTATCATGGATTGATGAAGGGGTTGCTGAGGATCAAGCGGGCAGGGGAAGCAACCGAGGTGTTCAGAGAGATGATTACAAGGGGATGTGAACCGAACATGCACACTTACATCATGTTGCTTCAGGGGCACTTGGGGAAAAGGGGCCGGAAGGGGAGGGATCCATCGGTGAACTTCGAGAGCATATTTGTTGGTGGCTTGGTGAAAGCCGGGAGGACATTGGAGGCAACTAAGTTTGTTGAGAGGACGATGTGGGGTGGGGTGAACGTGCCAAG ACATTTTGTCAACCTATGGAGAGCGCATGACCACCAGGGATAG
- the LOC117842329 gene encoding uncharacterized protein, which translates to MAWSSSSTTMSSLLLMALLLSCSGMSGAARLLEEAPPKEEYPHPAVPELPKPQLPPHPTVPELPKPEVPPHHAVPEMPKPEAPHPVPELPKPELPPHPTEPELPKPEEPHPVPELPKPELPPHPTEPEVPHPVPEIPKPELPPHPTEPELPKHEEPHPVAPEQPKPELPPHPTVPEHPTVPELPKPELPPHPTVPELPHPEVPEEPKHELPPKPEEHYPEPAEAKP; encoded by the coding sequence ATGGCTTGGAGTTCCAGCAGCACCACCATGTCCTCGCTTCTCCTCATGGCGCTGCTGCTCTCCTGCAGCGGCatgagcggcgcggcgcggttgctGGAGGAGGCGCCGCCCAAGGAGGAGTACCCGCACCCTGCTGTGCCGGAGTTGCCCAAGCCCCAGCTGCCGCCGCACCCTACCGTGCCTGAGCTGCCAAAGCCCGAGGTGCCACCCCACCACGCCGTCCCGGAGATGCCCAAGCCTGAGGCGCCGCACCCCGTGCCAGAGCTGCCCAAACCTGAACTGCCTCCTCACCCAACCGAGCCAGAGCTGCCCAAACCTGAGGAGCCGCACCCCGTGCCAGAGCTGCCCAAGCCCGAACTGCCTCCTCACCCTACCGAGCCCGAGGTGCCGCACCCTGTGCCGGAGATTCCGAAGCCTGAACTGCCACCTCACCCTACTGAGCCTGAGCTGCCAAAACATGAGGAGCCGCACCCGGTCGCGCCAGAGCAGCCAAAGCCCGAGCTCCCTCCTCACCCCACCGTGCCAGAGCACCCGACCGTGCCGGAGCTGCCAAAGCCCGAGCTGCCTCCTCACCCCACCGTGCCGGAGCTGCCGCACCCAGAGGTGCCGGAGGAGCCAAAGCACGAGCTGCCACCGAAGCCAGAGGAGCACTACCCGGAGCCGGCGGAGGCGAAACCATGA
- the LOC117844467 gene encoding uncharacterized protein: MAARSTMASLVLLVALLLSCSGMSGAARVLEEVAPKEEYPHPAVPELPKPELPPHPTVPELPKPELPEHPAVPELPKTELPPHPTVPELPKPEVPAHPEVPELPKPELPPHPAIPELPKPEVTEHPAVPELPKPELPPHPTVPELPKPELPHPDVPEVPEHELPPKPESHYPEPETKP, translated from the coding sequence ATGGCTGCCAGGAGCACCATGGCTTCCCTTGTTCTCCTCGTGGCGCTGCTGCTCTCGTGCAGCGGCatgagcggcgcggcgcgggtgctGGAGGAGGTGGCACCCAAGGAGGAGTACCCACACCCTGCCGTGCCGGAGCTGCCAAAGCCCGAGCTGCCGCCGCACCCCACGGTGCCGGAGCTGCCGAAGCCCGAGCTGCCGGAGCACCCCGCCGTACCCGAGCTGCCGAAGACTGAGCTGCCACCTCATCCCACCGTGCCTGAGCTGCCGAAGCCTGAGGTGCCTGCGCACCCCGAAGTGCCGGAGTTGCCGAAGCCCGAGCTCCCTCCTCACCCCGCCATTCCAGAGCTGCCGAAGCCAGAGGTGACGGAGCACCCCGCCGTGCCGGAGCTGCCGAAGCCTGAGCTGCCTCCTCACCCCACGGTGCCAGAGCTACCAAAGCCGGAGCTGCCCCACCCGGACGTGCCGGAGGTACCAGAGCATGAGCTGCCGCCGAAACCCGAGAGCCACTACCCAGAGCCAGAGACTAAGCCATGA